In Bradyrhizobium guangxiense, the following are encoded in one genomic region:
- a CDS encoding TIGR04290 family methyltransferase: MTGALLTREEIRRRVDALGPWFHNLDLNGVPTAPSHFLGDYPNVKWRRFSGIIPDRLEGKTVLDIGCNAGFYAMEMKRRGAERVLGLDTDEEYLAQARFAAEVNGLRIEFRRMSAYDVGQLREKFDLVIFMGVLYHLRHPLLALDLIHEHVAKDLLLFQSMQRGDSRIDAIDKNYDFWTTDQFDSSGYPKLHFIEHRYADDPTNWWVPNRACVEAMLRSAGYAITAHPEEEVYLCKRTERPQADGPVYPSRSTS; encoded by the coding sequence ATGACGGGAGCGCTGCTCACGCGCGAGGAAATTCGCAGGCGCGTTGACGCGCTCGGTCCGTGGTTTCACAATCTCGACCTCAACGGCGTGCCGACCGCGCCAAGCCATTTCCTTGGCGATTATCCCAATGTGAAATGGCGCCGCTTCTCCGGAATCATTCCGGACCGCCTCGAAGGCAAAACGGTACTCGACATCGGCTGCAACGCGGGGTTCTATGCCATGGAGATGAAGCGGCGAGGTGCCGAGCGCGTGCTCGGGCTCGATACCGACGAAGAATACCTCGCACAGGCGCGCTTCGCCGCCGAAGTGAACGGCCTCAGGATCGAATTCCGCCGGATGTCGGCCTATGATGTCGGACAGCTCCGCGAGAAATTCGATCTCGTGATCTTCATGGGCGTGCTCTATCACCTGCGTCATCCGCTGCTGGCGCTGGATCTCATCCACGAGCACGTCGCCAAGGACCTCCTGCTGTTTCAATCGATGCAGCGCGGCGACAGCCGTATCGACGCGATCGACAAGAATTACGATTTCTGGACCACCGACCAGTTCGATTCCAGCGGCTACCCCAAGCTCCACTTCATCGAGCACAGATATGCCGACGACCCCACCAATTGGTGGGTGCCGAACCGTGCCTGTGTCGAGGCCATGCTGCGCAGCGCTGGCTATGCCATCACTGCGCATCCGGAAGAAGAAGTCTATCTCTGCAAGCGGACGGAGCGGCCACAAGCCGACGGCCCGGTCTATCCATCCCGGAGCACAAGCTGA
- a CDS encoding beta-xylosidase — protein sequence MIEAAKIWNEPNNKSHWDLQIDPDWVMFADLAIAAGKAIRGARSALPIVLGGISPIDPSFMRKMQSRGVLDNFDAVAVHGFPLDWNLWQIGEWPAKIDEIKAVTTLPVWVTEVGVSSFGAEEVQAWGLSRTAELLIGRAPRIHWYSLYDLPSAWEATTRHKEAEGSSYYRHFHMGLLREDGTPKAAADLFGAYAPAMGLCQWFHFEDHRLQDAVQWLRRLGVTHLRTGLSWADSFRPNALAWFDRQMDALAEFEVTVTFCFTPEHRGIAPHHTSPPLEVNEFADFCASMIDRYCTKTGFSPFSAPTDPRIREPTCVP from the coding sequence ATGATCGAGGCTGCCAAGATCTGGAACGAGCCGAACAACAAATCGCATTGGGATCTTCAGATCGACCCGGATTGGGTCATGTTCGCGGATCTCGCCATCGCCGCTGGCAAGGCGATCCGCGGCGCACGGTCGGCGCTGCCCATCGTGCTCGGCGGCATCTCGCCGATCGATCCGTCCTTCATGCGCAAGATGCAGAGCCGCGGCGTGCTCGACAATTTCGACGCCGTCGCCGTGCACGGCTTCCCGCTCGACTGGAACCTGTGGCAGATCGGCGAGTGGCCGGCCAAGATCGACGAGATCAAGGCGGTCACAACGCTTCCCGTCTGGGTGACGGAGGTCGGCGTCTCCTCGTTCGGTGCCGAAGAGGTGCAAGCCTGGGGCCTGTCGCGCACCGCCGAGCTCCTGATCGGACGCGCACCGCGCATCCATTGGTACAGCCTCTACGATCTGCCATCCGCCTGGGAAGCAACGACACGGCACAAGGAAGCCGAAGGCTCCTCCTACTACCGGCATTTTCACATGGGCCTGCTGCGCGAGGACGGCACACCGAAGGCGGCCGCCGATCTGTTCGGCGCATATGCGCCGGCCATGGGTCTCTGCCAGTGGTTCCATTTCGAGGACCATCGGCTCCAAGACGCGGTGCAGTGGTTGCGTCGCCTCGGCGTGACCCATCTCAGGACAGGGCTGTCGTGGGCCGACAGCTTCCGCCCCAATGCGCTCGCCTGGTTCGATCGCCAGATGGATGCGCTGGCGGAATTTGAGGTGACAGTGACATTCTGCTTCACGCCCGAGCATCGAGGCATCGCACCGCATCACACCAGCCCCCCACTTGAGGTCAATGAATTCGCCGATTTTTGCGCATCGATGATCGATCGATACTGCACCAAGACGGGCTTTTCGCCTTTCTCAGCGCCAACTGATCCTCGCATCAGAGAGCCAACATGCGTGCCCTGA
- a CDS encoding phosphopentomutase encodes MRALILVMDSVGIGGAPDAPRYGDDGADTIGHIADACTAGRADSNAREGPLRLPNLVALGLGEACHLATGRVPPGLEGQAWYRQFGSASEISKGKDTPSGHWEIAGVPVPFDWGYFPRTTPCFPADLTKAFCEQAELPGILGDCHASGTEILAAFGERHMQTGMPICYTSADSVFQIAAHEETFGLERLYDICTIARRLIDPLNIGRVIARPFVGTRPNEFRRTAHRRDFSVPPPGITILDLAASADRDIATIGKIDDIFAHRATGRNLRGNGNMALFDATLAGLARLADGGVLFANFIDFDTLYGHRRNVAGYAAALEAFDDRLPELLSRLRSDDLLIITADHGCDPTWPGTDHTREQVPILSWTTQATAQIGRRDGFADIGATVAKHLELPALLHGAHF; translated from the coding sequence ATGCGTGCCCTGATCCTCGTGATGGACTCCGTCGGCATCGGCGGCGCGCCCGATGCCCCACGCTACGGCGACGACGGCGCCGACACCATCGGTCACATTGCGGATGCTTGCACGGCTGGCCGCGCCGACAGCAACGCCCGCGAGGGGCCGCTCCGGCTTCCCAATCTCGTCGCGCTGGGCCTCGGCGAAGCCTGCCACCTCGCCACCGGGCGCGTGCCGCCGGGACTGGAGGGCCAAGCGTGGTACCGGCAATTCGGATCCGCCAGCGAGATCTCGAAAGGCAAGGATACGCCTTCAGGTCATTGGGAGATCGCCGGGGTCCCCGTCCCGTTCGACTGGGGCTACTTCCCTCGAACGACGCCGTGCTTTCCTGCGGATCTGACAAAGGCCTTCTGCGAGCAGGCCGAATTACCCGGCATCCTCGGAGATTGCCACGCCTCCGGCACGGAGATCCTTGCCGCGTTCGGGGAGCGTCACATGCAAACGGGGATGCCGATCTGCTACACGTCCGCCGATAGCGTGTTCCAGATTGCGGCACACGAAGAGACTTTTGGCCTCGAACGCCTCTACGACATCTGCACGATTGCAAGGCGCCTGATCGACCCCCTCAACATCGGCCGCGTCATCGCCCGGCCCTTCGTCGGAACGCGCCCGAACGAATTCAGGCGAACCGCCCACAGGCGCGATTTTTCGGTGCCGCCGCCTGGAATCACCATCCTCGATCTTGCCGCAAGCGCCGATCGTGACATCGCGACCATCGGCAAGATCGACGACATCTTCGCCCATCGCGCGACCGGGCGAAACCTGCGCGGCAACGGCAACATGGCGCTGTTCGATGCCACGCTCGCGGGGCTTGCACGGCTTGCGGACGGAGGGGTGCTGTTCGCCAACTTCATCGATTTCGACACGCTCTATGGCCATCGCCGCAACGTCGCGGGCTATGCCGCGGCACTCGAAGCCTTCGATGATCGCCTTCCCGAGCTATTGTCCCGCCTGCGCAGCGACGACCTTCTGATCATCACCGCCGATCACGGTTGTGATCCGACGTGGCCAGGCACCGATCACACCCGCGAGCAGGTGCCGATCCTGAGCTGGACGACGCAAGCAACCGCGCAGATCGGCCGTCGCGACGGCTTTGCCGATATCGGCGCGACCGTGGCCAAGCATCTGGAGCTGCCCGCTCTCCTGCACGGCGCGCACTTCTAG